In Thunnus albacares chromosome 10, fThuAlb1.1, whole genome shotgun sequence, a single window of DNA contains:
- the her5 gene encoding hairy-related 5, with the protein MKVLTSPASHGQRTVRRVSKPVMEKRRRERINHSLETLRLLMLDHTHNEKLKNPKVEKAEILESVVHFLKTEKDVEKGHHTVKRVLSREQRPTCARQHNYQEGMTSCLLRISHFIASKSQDPEEGGGHASLPEPQTRPSSPGLIHHRALIPAGDSTALSPQHLPQHQRQRGVSHPYLTQRTELCDTRTLLSSTAACTNITDPVWRPWPQ; encoded by the exons ATGAAAGTCTTAACTTCACCAGCGTCTCATGGACAGAGGACTGTGAGAAGG GTGTCTAAACCTGTGATGGAGAAACGCAGACGGGAGCGGATCAACCACAGTCTGGAGACACTGAGGCTTCTGATGCTGGACCACACCCACAACGAG AAACTTAAGAATCCGAAGGTGGAGAAGGCAGAGATTCTGGAGAGTGTGGTCCACTTCCTAAAGACAGAGAAGGATGTGGAGAAGGGTCACCACACCGTGAAGAGAGTCCTGTCCAGAGAGCAGAGACCGACCTGCGCCCGCCAGCACAACTACCAGGAGGGCATGACCTCCTGCCTGCTGAGGATTAGCCACTTCATAGCCAGCAAGAGCCAGGACCCGGAGGAGGGCGGCGGGCACGCTTCACTCCCCGAGCCCCAGACGCGCCCCTCTTCTCCCGGGCTCATCCACCACAGGGCGCTGATACCTGCCGGAGACTCAACTGCTCTGTCTCCTCAGCATCTGCCCCAACATCAGCGTCAGCGCGGGGTCTCTCATCCCTACCTTACCCAGAGGACCGAGCTGTGTGACACCAGGACGCTGCTGTCCTCCACAGCTGCCTGCACGAACATCACTGATCCTGTGTGGAGGCCCTGGCCGCAGTGA
- the LOC122991045 gene encoding LOW QUALITY PROTEIN: NLR family CARD domain-containing protein 3-like (The sequence of the model RefSeq protein was modified relative to this genomic sequence to represent the inferred CDS: inserted 2 bases in 1 codon; substituted 1 base at 1 genomic stop codon), protein MSNRSKRSNINFKQRHSSDKKIHQRPDSAAPEPSCVSFMSDRSKRSNINFKQRHSSDKKRKLEKQDCPEPSCVSMKGDQTEKHPCNSRKRHRPVDQREDRESSDVPSAQSAQQHQTHLDSIFMLLEENIFTFVKKELKNMQKVLNSDYPEYLESQREDEEVLDREEEELNRSSRKAFLKITLHFLRRMKQEELADCLQSKTPGVVCQRKLKSSLKEKFQCVFEGISKAGNPTFLNQIYTELYITEGGTAEVNDEHEVRQIETASRKPVRPETTIRHEDIFKASTREDEPIRTVMTKGVAGIGKTILTQKFTLDWAEDKANRDIQFTFPFTFRELNVLKEKKYSLVELVHHFFIETKEAGICRFEEFQVVFIFDGLDECRFPLDFHNNQSLTDVTESTSVDVLLTNLIRGKLLPSARLWITTRPAAASQIPSECIDMVTEVRGFTDPQKEEYFRKRFRDEEQANAIISHIKTSRSLHIMCHMPVFCWITATVLEHVLKSSEGGELPKTLAEMYIHFLVVQSKLKNIKYERGAETDPHWNPESRQMIASLAKLAFEQLQKGNLIFYESDLTECGIDIRAASVYSGVFTQIFREERGLYQEKMFCFVHLSVQEFLAALHVHLTFIDSGVNLLAEQSTFQKFETKQESAMTHLYQSAVDKALQSPNGHLDLFLRFLLGLSLQTNQTLLQGLLTQAGSSSQTNQDTVKYIKKKISEDLSAERSINLFHCLNELNDCSLVEQIQQYLSSGSLSTDNLSPGQWSALVFILLSSEKDLDVFDLKKYSASEEALLRLLPVVKASKKAXCKYMDSXIYSSSFKYSIFSIEEKINNFSLVSFYFLIRLSVCNLSEKSCAALSSVLSSQSSSLRELDMSNNSLQDSGAKMLSVGLKSPHCTLETLRLSGCLITEEGCASLASALNSNPSHLRELDLSYNQPGDTGVRLLIAGWEDPHWKLETLRMQPAGVQWLTPGLRKYACELTLDPNTVNRKLQLSDSNTKVTYVEEDQSYPDHPDRFEVWPQLLCRNGLTGRCYWEVEWSGRAYVSVTYKGIRRRGCSNDCRFGGNDQSWSLYCCDSGYSINYNNNGAVIPSSSSSSVSHRVAVYVDCLAGILSFYEVSSDTLIHLHTFNTTFTQPLYAGIGFGFGRGFWAGQPGSSLSLCSL, encoded by the exons ATGAGCAACAGGTCAAAGCGTTCCAATATTAATTTTAAACAACGACATTCATCTGATAAAAA GATCCATCAGAGACCAGACTCTGCTGCACCTGAACCTAGCTGTGTGTCCTTCATGAGCGACAGGTCAAAGCGTTCCAATATTAATTTTAAACAACGACATTCATCTGATAAAAA GAGGAAGCTGGAGAAACAAGACTgccctgaacccagctgtgtgtccatgaagggTGACCAGACTGAGAAACATCCTTGTAATTCAAGGAAAAGGCACCGCCCTGTTGATCAAAG AGAGGACCGGGAGAGCTCAGATGTTCCCAGTGCTCAGTCtgcccagcagcatcaaacacacctggactccatatttatg ctgctggaggagaacatctTCACTTTTGTGAAGAAGGAGCTGAAGAATATGCAGAAGGTTCTGAATTCAGATTACCCAGAATACTTAGAGagtcagagggaggatgaggaagtGTTGgacagggaggaggaagagctgaaCAGGAGCAGCAGAAAGGCATTTTtgaagatcacactgcacttcctgcggagaatgaagcaggaggagtTGGCTGACtgtctgcagagca AAACTCCTGGTGTAGTTTGTCAGCGTAAACTCAAATCCAGCCTGAAGGAGAAGTTCcaatgtgtgtttgaggggatttctaaagcaggaaacccaacctttctgaatcagatctacacagagctctacatcaccgagggagggactgcagaggtcaatgatgaacatgaggtcagacagattgaaacagcatccaggaaaccagtcagaccagaaacaacaatcagacatGAAGACATCTTTAAGGCCTCAACTAGAGAAGATGAACCGATCAGAACggtgatgacaaagggagtggctggcattgggaaaacaatcttaacacagaagttcaccctggactgggctgaagacaaagccaaccgggacatacagttcacatttccattcactttcagagagctcaatgtgctgaaagagaaaaagtacagcttggtggaacttgttcatcacttctttattgaaaccaaagaagcaggaatttgcaggtttgaagagttccaggttgtgttcatctttgacggcctGGATGAGTGTCGAtttcctctggacttccacaacaatcAGAGCCTGACTGATGTCacagagtccacctcagtggacgtgctgctgacaaaccttatcagggggaaactgctgccctctgctcgcctctggataaccacacgacctgcagcagccagtcAGATCCCTTCTGAGTGTATCgacatggtgacagaggttagagggttcactgacccacagaaggaggagtacttcaggaagagattcagagatgaggagcaggccaATGcaatcatctcccacatcaagacatcacgaagcctccacatcatgtgccacatgccagtcttctgctggatcaccgctacagttctggagcatGTGTTGAAAAGCAGCGAGGGAGGAGAGCTTCCCAAGACCCTGgctgagatgtacatccacttcctggtggttcagtccaaactCAAGAATATCAAGTATGaaagaggagctgagacagatccacattGGAATCCAGAGAGCAGGCAGATGATTGCATCTCTGGCAAAgctggcttttgagcagctgcagaaaggcaacctgatcttctatgaatcagacctgacagagtgtggcattgatatcagagcagcctcagtgtactcaggagtgttcacacagatctttagagaggagagagggctgtaccaggaAAAGATGTTCTGCTTTGTCCATCTGAGTGTTCaagagtttctggctgctcttcatgtccatctgacattcatcgACTCTGGAGTCAATCTGTTGGCAGAACAATCAACATTCCAGAAGTTTGAAACTAAACAAGAATCTGCAATGACACATCTCTACCAGAGCGCTGTGGACAAGGCCTTacagagtccaaatggacacctggatTTGTTCCTGCGCTTCCTTCTGGGTCTTTCACtacagaccaatcagactctcctacAAGGCCTACTGACACAGGCAGGGAGCAGTTCACAGACCAATCAGGACACAGTAaagtacatcaagaagaagatcagtgaggatctgtctgcagagagaagcattaatctgttccactgtctgaatgaactgaatgactGTTCTCTAGTGGAGCagatccaacagtacctgagttcaggaagtctctccacagataatCTCTCTCCTGGTCAGTGGTCAGCTCTcgtcttcatcttactgtcatcagaaaaagatctggatgtgtttgacctgaagaaatactctgcttcagaggaggctcttctgaggctgctgccagtggtcaaagcctccaaAAAAGC TTGTAAGTATATGGATAGTTAGatttattcatcatcatttaaataCTCTATCTTTTCAatagaagagaaaataaataacttctcgcttgtttctttttatttcctcatcAGACTGAGTgtctgtaacctctcagagaaaagctgtgcagctctgtcctcagtcctcagctcccagtcctctagtctgaggGAGCTGGATATGAGTAACAACAGCCTGCAAGATTCAGGAGCGAAGATGCTGTCTGTAGGACTgaagagtccacactgtacactggaaactctcag gctgtcaggatgtctgatcacagaggaaggctgtgcttctctggcctcagctctgaactCCAACCCCTctcatctgagagagctggatctgagctACAATCAACCAGGAGACACAGGAGTAAGGCTGCTGATTGCTGGATGGGAGGATCCACACTGGaaactggaaactctcag GATGCAGCCCGCTGGAGTTCAATGGTTGACACCAGGTCTGAGGaaat atgcctgtgaactcacactggatccaaacacagtaaacagaaaactcCAACTGTCTGACAGCAACACGAAGGTGACATATGTGGAAgaggatcagtcatatcctgatcatccagacagatttgaagtctggcctcagctgctgtgtagaaatggtctgactggtcgctgttactgggaggtcgagtggagtGGAAGGGCTTATGTATCAGTGACTTACAAAGGAatcagaaggagaggatgcagTAATGACTGCAGGTTTGGAGggaatgatcagtcctggagtctgtaCTGCTGTGATAGTGGTTACTCTATCAATTACAATAACAATGGAGCAgtcatcccctcctcctcttcatcctctgtctctcacagagtagcagtgtatgtggactgtcttGCTGGCATTCTCTCCTTCTATgaagtctcctctgacacactgattcacctccacaccttcaacaccacattcactcaacCTCTTTATGCTGGGATTGGATTTGGGTTTGGGAGAGGGTTCTGGGCTGGTCAGCCTGGTTCCTCactgtctctgtgttctctgtag
- the pfdn6 gene encoding prefoldin subunit 6, with the protein MAEAIQKKLKAELEKYTQMQKDVSKSMSARQKLETQLTENNIVKEEMDLLDSTNTVYKLIGPVLVKQDLDEAKATVAKRLEYINGEIQRYETLLKDMEKKSEQHREVLSSLQQEFQKAQGLAVGKV; encoded by the exons ATGGCAGAGGCCATTCAAAAGAAACTGAAAGCGGAATTAGAAAAATATACGCAGATGCAGAAAG ATGTTAGCAAGAGCATGTCAGCCAGACAGAAGCTGGAGACGCAGCTGACAGAGAACAACATTGTCAAAGAG GAGATGGATCTACTggacagcacaaacacagtttaTAAGCTTATTGGCCCCGTTTTAGTGAAGCAAGACCTTGATGAGGCCAAAGCCACAGTCGCAAAAAGGCTGGAGTATATTAATGGAGAAAT TCAAAGGTATGAGACGCTCCTGAAAGACATGGAAAAGAAATCTGAACAGCACCGAGAAGTCTTGTCCAGTTTACAGCAGGAGTTTCAGAAAGCTCAGGGTCTCGCTGTTGGAAAAGTCTGA
- the mmgt1 gene encoding ER membrane protein complex subunit 5, which yields MASSFWKGVVGVGLFALAHAAFSAAQHRSYMRLTEKENETLPIDIVLQTLLSFVMTCYGIVHIAGEFKDMDASSELKNKTFDTLRNHPSFYLFNHRGRMLFRSPEEEPSSVRNQQALPNPIRLRKLEHLH from the exons ATGGCCTCGTCGTTCTGGAAAGGTGTCGTCGGTGTCGGACTCTTTGCCTTAGCTCATGCAGCTTTCTCAGCGGCACAAC ATCGATCATACATGCGACTCACAGAGAAGGAAAACGAAACACTACCAATCGAC ATTGTATTACAGACCTTATTATCGTTTGTCATGACCTGTTACGGTATCGTCCACATTGCTGGAGAGTTCAAAGACATGGATGCCTCCTCAGAGCTGAAAAACAA aACATTTGATACACTGAGGAATCACCCATCTTTTTACCTTTTCAATCACCGGGGTCGGATGCTATTCCGCTCGCCGGAGGAAGAGCCCTCCTCCGTACGCAACCAGCAAGCTCTTCCCAACCCCATACGGCTACGCAAGCTGGAGCATTTGCACTGA